In Maribacter algicola, the sequence AACCTCTTGTACTTTTTCCTTTGCATTTCTTAGAATGTTCTTGTAAAACTCGGCCGGGGCTATGAAATCAATAGTTTTGTTGTGGAGGGCTAGTGATTCAGGATTTTTTTTTTCTCCATCAAAGTCGATGGAGGCCAATTTCATTAAAGTAAGTTCTACTAGGAGTCGCTGATTTTTGCTTGACTTGTATTTCAAGTCGCAGTCATTTGCAATATCCAGTCCCTTTAAAAGAAACCCAGGGGAGGTTTTTTTGGATTGTTCCCTATATTTCTCCTGTGCATTCTCGCCAACTTCCAAAAGTGAAATGGTATCCTTATGTTGACAGACCATTAAATCCCTAAAGTGGGAGGCAAGCCCTGCTATAAAGTGGTGACCGTCAAAGCCTAGGGAAAGTGTTTTATTAAACAGAATCAGCAATCTGGGAATATCATGGTTCATGATTAGGTCCGTCGCCTCAAAATAGGTGTCATAATCCAGCACATTGAGATTTTCTGTTACCGCCTTTCTTGTCAATTCCTTTCCCGAAAAACTAACGACCCTATCAAAAATCGAAAGGGCGTCCCGCATGGCTCCATCAGCCTTTTGTGCAATGATATGTAGGGCGTCATCCTCTGCGTCGATACCTTGATTTTCGGCGATATATTTTAAGTACTCCGCTGCGTCGTTTACGGTAATTCTCTTAAAGTCAAATATTTGGCACCTGGATAGAATCGTAGGTATGATTTTATGCTTTTCAGTGGTTGCCAATATAAATATGGCATGTTTTGGAGGTTCCTCCAAGGTTTTCAAAAAGGCATTAAATGCGGATTGGGAAAGCATATGGACCTCGTCGATGATATATACCTTATATTTCCCCGCTTGAGGGGGAATACGTACCTGATCGATCAGGTTTCTTATATCGTCCACCGAGTTGTTGGAGGCCGCATCCAATTCAAAAATATTGAAGGCAAAATCCTCATCTTCACGTTCGCTGCCATCAGAGTTTATCTGTTTGGCCAAAATACGGGCGCACGTCGTTTTTCCAACCCCCCTTGGTCCACAGAAGAGAAGCGCCTGTGCCAAATGATTATTGTCTATGGCATTTTGTAACGTATTGGTAATGGCCTGCTGCCCCACGACATCCTTGAAGGTCTGAGGTCTGTACTTACGGGCAGAAACAATAAACGGTTCCAAATGATAGGTAGCTTTCTGTAGTTACAAATATAAAAATAGCGGTTAATTTGGTAGGGGATTTACATCGTAGATCATCTTTAGTTATCAACAATTGGAGTACATTTGCGCCAAGCAGGCCACCTTATCGCCGCCAATGTATATTGGGGGAGGAAAGTCCGGACACCATAGTGCGGTATAGCGGGTAACGCCCGTCCGCCGAAAGGCGAGGACAAGTGCAACAGAAAGCAAGTACAGTTAGGCTGTAGTGAAATCAGGTAAACTCTATACGGTGAAACGTCATGTAAATCGGTGTTTGAGGGCTGCACGCCCGAGCCGAAGGGTAGACGGTTGGAACCTTGGGGCAACCTTTGGTCTAGATAAATGATAAGGCTTCGTTCAACGAAAACAGAATCCGGCTTACGGCCTGCTTTTTTAAAATTTACGTTCTACCAATTGTATAGGTTCAAGACTTTCATCGATGGATATTTCAAAATCGATTACACCCAAGACCAATTCCTCATTGGTTATGACCTCCACCTTCCATTCACCTGCCCAAATATTACTTTTATACGTATACCCCCTATAACCTTCATCCCTTCCACCTATTATCTCGTACCCTATATCCTCTATAAGTTCCCACTCGGAAGTTTTTTCGTTGAACCATTTCCACCTATGAATAATGGATTGCTCCAAATTGGTAGGTGCAAAAATTGAGGAATAGATGTAAACGTTTTCGTTCGGATTAAATACAAATTTGAGTCTATGATTTCGCCAAAATATAAATGAGTCGTTTTTTTCATAAGTTACTGTGTAGTCGTTCCCGGTCTTTTCAACATAATGGGCCACGATACCCTGGTCCAGTGCCAAAGGAACGGGCGGAATTAACCTAAAATAGTAGAATACATTAATGACGGCATAAATACTTAGGATAATTGAGAGAAGCCTTCCCAGCCGAATTTCACTTCGGGTGCTTGGACTTAAAAAGTAAATTAGGATTATCAAGGTCAAAGTACACAAGAGACTGATACCTCCAGAAATATAAAATAATTTTGGACTCATTTTAGATATCGCCACAGGAATCATGAAGGTGAAGAACGTGAAGTTTAGGAAAAAATAAACGCTAAACTGAAGATACTTGTTGGAAATCCTTTGCTTGAGAAATTCATTGGCAACCAAGAGGGCGACAAGAATTAAAAAAAACGATACTGTTTTTGATAAGGATACACTCCTGGAAAAATAAATAACATAGGCACTGGACAGGGCCCCAAAGAAGAATTGGATGGCTAAAGGGAAGTATTCCTCAAAACGTTCTAAAAAGGTGTTTTTCCATTTACCATCGTCCACTACATTATAGAGATATAGGACAAAACTTAAATTGGTCATGTGGAGACATAGCATTACCAAATCATAGGTTCTGTCTATCCGGCCCAGGGTGAGCATGTCAAAAATGAAACCTCCAATAAAGAATAAGATCGGGACATACTTTTCATGTCTACGAACATAACTTCGAAAGGAACTATTCCTAAACTGGACCAACATTCTTCTCATGAGAGGATTTTGAATTTTAAAAATAATGGAATCACCGCTTCTTTTAAACCTCTAAAAGTCCATTTTTTTAACTATCTACGTCTAGGGTTGTTCAAATCCTAGGTTTTGAAAAAACTGAAAACACTGTTTCCGTATTTTCTGGAACTATCAAAATGTGGGAGGGACTCTAAACGGGTCTGTTTGGAATGTTCAATTACAAGTATGCCATCTTCCAAAAGCAAATCGTTTTCAAAGACTAACGATGGCAATTTTCTAAATTCTTCCAGTTCCATATCATAAAATGGGTCGGCAAAAATAATATCGAATTTCTCAGTATTACTGCTCAGGAAGGAGAATACATCGCTTTTTTGGGTTCTTATAGTCAATTCCAATTCGTCTGATACCTTTGTAATATAATTGACACAGCCTGAGTGCATATCTACGGCCAGGATATCCTCCACGCCTCGCGAAGCAAATTCAAAACTGATATTTCCCGTTCCTGCAAAAAGATCCAGAACTTTAAGGTCTGGAAAATAGTAGCGGTTATTGAGAATATTAAAAAGTCCCTCTTTGGCCATATCCTTTGTTGGCCTTACCGGTAGATTTTTTGGTGCCAGCAACTGTCTGCCTTTATGTTTGCCTGAAATAATCCGCATTATAGAGTGCTTAGAACTGTAAAATCAATAGTTGAGGTGTCTGGTAAACCTAGATCTAAATGACTGGGGGCGGTTGGCACAAATATGGCGAGGTCCTTGATGTAGGAATAGCAAATTTGAAATGTATCATCGTCTTCTTCTATATTTCCAAAAAATTTGACGGGGGTGGATTCCGTATCCAATTCCAATTGTTCTAAGACAAACAGGAGATAATAGGCAAAATCCTCCTTGGTCTCGTATAGAAAACTATTATAAAACAAAAGACTTTTTTGTTTTAGAACGATAACATCCATCTGTTTTTTACCCACATGTACAAAGCAAACGGCTTCTTTTTGATTACTATGGTGGTCCAACAAGGACTGGATAAGCACAGTACCATTATGCACAAAAGTAAATTCACCATAAAGGTCGTAAATATGGTTGTTTACGTTCATATACGGGACATAAATGTTTACTATATCCAAGTTTTCCAACTCATCAAAGGCTAATGCATCCGTTGCAAGTATTTTTGTATTGAATTTTAGATAATCTAAAAGAAAATCTTCCTTAAAAAGTGGCTTGGGAACTAGTGTAAAAAGGTTGTTTGTATGTACAACGACTACTTCATCGAATTTTTTATCGGTCAGTCCATTTTTGTCCAAAAGGGTTTTTACTTCTTCCAGTAGTTCTATCGGATTCAATTCATGAGAGAACCATTTGTTATCTGACAGCAGTACCCTATGCGAAACAATATCCGCAATACAAAAAGAAAGTCCATTCAGGCTAACCTGAATGGACAATTTCTTAAAGTTTTTATCTGCTATGTCTATATTCTTATTGATCGCCCTTTTTATCATAGATGGGAGGCCAGTTTCCACTGGTACTAACTTCGGTCAACGAACCAACCTTAATTTCGGAACCATTAACCTCCTCTACACTCATAAGAGAATTCTCCTTGGCCAATAAATCCTTTGGTTGGTCATACAAAACAACGCTTTTTGCAACCTTCACTTCATAAACGGGTGCCCTGTACCCACTTTTCTCTATGATATCCGCCTTCATGGTAAACTTTTCACCATTGGGTGCTGTAGGTACTGTTGCCAAATCTTTATATCTGGTATCGCTTTTGAATAAAGAATCCTTAACGGAAACAAAATCAAGGGTATCTACGATAACCGTGTCCTGTTGTAAATCAATTTGATAGGTTTTGTCATACCTCATGAAAGAAGAATCCCTTTGCTGCGTAATAACATAGTTCCCTGTATCGATAAACTGAATCAAGCTAGGGAAGTCATTGGCATATTTGCCGTTGGCACTTTTATAGGCTTCTTGGGAATTCCTGATATCCTTTAGTTTTGCGATAACTTTGCCAAAACGTTCAACTTTTACTTCGTTGAACTCGATTGGTCCGGTTACCGATTTGTAAATCAAGTAGCCCAAACCGATACATGCAATCCAAAGTACTATCTGTATTATGGTCTTCATTTCTCTAGTGTTAATTTAATTTAGTGGTTGTCACAAATCTACAATTTTTTTTTAATCGCAAAAGTTTTTACCCTAAAAATCCTGTTATATTTGGGGTTCCATGAAGTTACAGACACCTGCTATTTTTTTTAAAGAGTTGGAAACCAAGTTTCCACATAACCCTACCCTAAAACAACAGATTGCCCTTGAAAAATTATCCCACTTTATACTTTCCAAAAATAAGGACGAAGTTTTTGTTCTTAAGGGCTTTGCGGGTACCGGTAAGACCACACTGGTAGGTACTTTGGTGAACAGCTTGTGGAAAACGGGTATGAAATCGGTCTTAATGGCCCCAACAGGCAGGGCTGCGAAGGTCATGTCCAACTATTCAAAAACACAGGCGTTTACCATTCATAGGAAGATATACTTTCCCAAAAAGCAAAGTGGTGGCGGTGTTCAATTTGTGATGGCTCCCAATAAGCATAGGGATACCATTTTTATTGTGGATGAAGCCTCCATGATACCCGATACCCCAGCGGATTCCAAATTGTTCGAAAACGGTTCATTGTTGGACGACTTGCTCATGTTCGTATACTCTGGCCATAATTGTAAATTACTTTTAATTGGGGATACCGCCCAGTTACCTCCTGTTCATTTGGAACTTAGCCCCGCTTTGGATGAGGATAAGTTGGCTCATACATATAACAAGGAAGTAATCCGATTGGAGCTCGATGAGGTGGTCCGTCAAGCGGAGGATTCTGGAATTTTGGTAAATGCCACCATGCTTAGGGAGCAATTGAACGGAAGCTATTTCGATACGTTTAAGTTTGATGTAGGTCCGTTTTCCGATATCGTACGATTGATAGACGGTCACGATATTCAAGAAGCGATCGATGAATCGTACTCCAAAAACGGAAAAGAGGAGACGGCGATCATCGTACGTTCCAATAAAAGGGCTAATCTTTATAACTTGAACATACGGGAACGTATCCTGTTCTTGGAGCATGAATTGGCACCTGGTGATTTTATGATGGTGGTCAAAAACAATTATTTCTGGCTGAAACCTACTTCCGAAGCGGGATTTATAGCCAATGGCGATATCATTGAGGTTCTTGAAATCTATGCCTTTAAGGACTTATATGGATTCAAATTTGCCGAAGTCAAGGTTCAAATGGTAGACTACCCCAATATGAAACCTTTTGAGACCGTATTGCTTTTGGATACCATTAAGGCCGAATCCCCATCCCTTTCCTATGAGGATGGCAATAGGTTGTACCAAGAAGTAATGAAGGATTATGCCCAGGAGAAATCAAAGTATAAAAAGTTTCTTGGCGTTAAGAACAACAAATATTTTAACGGCCTTCAGGTAAAATTCTCATATGCAATTACATGCCATAAATCCCAAGGAGGGCAGTGGAACACTGTATTTGTAGAGCAGCCTTATTTGCCCAACGGTCCGGACAAGGAGTACTTGAGGTGGCTATACACTGCAGTGACTAGAGCCAAGGAAAAACTCTACCTAATCGGCTTTAAAAGTGATTTTTTTCTTGAATAGGAAACCGTTACATTAGTGTTGGAATAAAATAGAACGAAGTTTTTTTAAAGTCAGGTTTAAGAAAGGAACAATATGACATCAGAAACCATCATAAGTATTTTTCTCGGTATTGGGCTGGCCGCTTCTGTAGGTTTTAGGGTGTTTTTGCCATTGTTCGCCTTAAGTTTGGCCGCTTATTTTAATGTGTGGGAGTTGAACGATAACTGGCAATGGATAGGTAGTTTGGCGGCCTTGATTGCTTTGGGAGTAGCCACCTTGGTGGAGATATTTGCCTATTTTATTCCTTGGGTGGATAACTTGCTGGATAGCTTTGCCGTACCCTTGGCTGCCATCGCCGGAACGGCAGTAATGGTCTCCACGGTGGCCGATTTGGATCCTGTGGTAACGTGGTCGTTGGCCATAATTGCCGGCGGGGGAACCGCAACGGCTATTAAAGGAGCGGGCGCCACTGGCCGATTGGCATCCTCGACTACCACGGGAGGCCTGGCCAACCCTATACTGGCCACCGTAGAAACGGGAACGGCAACGGTTGTAAGTATAGCGTCCATATTCGCACCTATTTTGGCGGCGGTGTTGGTGATTATAATTTTAATCATCATTTTTAGGATTTATAGAAGTTTAAGGCCTAAGGCAAAAACATAAGAAAGTGAAGATAATCGCAATGATTCCAGCGCGCTACGCTGCCTCTAGATTTCCAGCTAAACTGATGCAGGATCTATCGGGTAAACCTGTTATAGTAAGGACCTATCAAGCAGCAGTGAACACAGGACTCTTTGACAAGGTATATGTGGTTACAGATAGCGACATCATATACGATACAATTTTGGGAGAAGGAGGGAATGTACTTATGAGCCAAAAGGAGCATGAATGTGGAAGTGACAGAATTGCCGAGGCGGTTATGGACATGGATGTGGATATCATTGTGAATGTACAGGGTGATGAACCCTTTACGGATAGGGAGAGCCTATCTGGAGTCATAGAGGTATTCAAGCAGGACCGGGATAATGAAATCGATTTGGCATCCTTAATGGTCAGGATAACAGATGATGATGAAATCAAAAATCCCAATACGGTAAAAGTGATCGTAGACAATCGAAATTTTGCCCTTTATTTTTCTAGGTCGCCCATACCTTATCCAAGGGCCAAAGGAGATTACACACGTTATTTTAAGCATAAAGGAATCTACGCTTTTCGAAAAAGAGCCTTGATGGATTTTCAACGATTGCCCATGCTTCAATTGGAAGCAACCGAGAAAATAGAGGCGATACGCTATTTGGAATACGGAAAAAAAATTAAAATGGTAGAGACTACCGTAACCGGTATTGAAATAGATACCCCTGAGGATTTGGAAAGGGCCAAGGCAGCATGGAAATAAATTTTAAGGACATACAGGTAATAGGCTTTGATGCGGACGATACCCTTTGGGTGAACGAAACTTATTTCCGGGAGGCTGAGGAAGCATTCGCGGAACTCTTGGAAAAGTACGAGACCAAGAATAAAATAGACCAAGAGCTATTTAGGATGGAGATCAAGAATTTAAATCTGTATGGTTACGGAATAAAGGGCTTCATGTTGTCCATGATTGAGTCGGCCTTGGAATTATCTAATAATGAGGTATCGCAAGAGACCCTCTCTAAAATCCTTGATCTTGGTAAAAACATGATTTCCCATCCTGTCGAGATATTGGATGGGGTAGTAGAAGTACTGGAAAAACTACAGGGTAGATATAGATTGATCGTTTTGACCAAAGGGGATCTTCTGGATCAGGAAAGAAAACTGGAAAGGTCCAACCTTTCGGAATATTTTCATCACGTGGAGGTTTTAAGTGATAAGAAGGAGAAAAACTACCAGGATTTGTTGGACCATTTGGAAATCGATGTAAAAAACTTTCTAATGATTGGTAACTCCCTAAAATCCGATGTCCTACCGCTTGTGAATATAGGGGCCAAGGCGGTTCATGTACCCTTTCATACCACATGGGTACATGAAAAAATTGACGAGCCGAAAGAAAAAAAAGGCTATATAACCGTATCTAAACTTACCGATGTATTGAATTACCTTTAAATTGAACGGATGGAGACAAGCAAGGAAATGCAAATGAATAATATACCTACAAAGGCATCCCAAAAGTTTAGAAATTTTCCTATGGTTCCAAGGGTCGTGTTCGGCAACGGAAGTTTTGACCAATTGGGTGACATTCTCTTGACGAAGCGTAAAAGTTCAGATGCGCCCTTTATTTTTTTAGTGGATGATGTCTTTGAAAATTCAAATTTACATTCCCGAATTCCCCGGATTTTTTCGGACCAAATTATTTTCATTTCTGCCGATGAAGAACCCAAGACCCAGCAAGTAGATGCCTTGGTGAGGAAAATCAAGGAATCCTATTTGGAAATGCCATCGGGCATTGTAGGTATTGGGGGAGGGACACTTTTGGATCTTGCCAAGGCCGTGGCCATATTGTTGAACAATACCGGAAGCGCGGCCGATTATCAAGGTTGGGATTTGGTTCATAGGGAATCGGTCTACCACGTGGGAATCCCCACCATCAGTGGAACGGGAGCGGAGGTGTCCCGTACTACAGTGCTCTTGGGACCGGAGAGAAAGCTGGGTATCAATTCTGATTATACCACTTTTGATCAAGTAATATTGGACCCTGAACTTACCAAAGGAGTACCTAAAGAACAATGGTTCTATACGGGGATGGATTGTTTTATCCATTGTATAGAAAGTTTGAACGGGACCTATTTGAACGCCTTTAGCCAAAGTTACGGCGAAAAGGCATTGGACCTTTGTAAAGAAGTTTTTCTGGATGATTTACCTGACAAAGAATCCCGAAATAAACTGATGATGGCGTCTTGGCACGGAGGCATGAGTATTGCCTATTCCCAGGTTGGGGTTGCACATGCCATGAGTTACGGGTTGGGATATCAACTTGGTATTAAACATGGTTTAGGAAATTGTTTGGTATTTCAACATTTAGGGGAGTTTTATCCAGAAGGGGTAGTGATTTTCGACCAAATGAGAAATAAGCATAAAATCCAGCTTCCGAAAGGAATTTGTGCGACTCTAAATGATAATGACTTCGAAACGATGATATCCATCGCCATGGGGATGGAACCCTTATGGGAAAATGCCCTTGGGCCAAATTGGAAATCGGTCATAACACCGGCCAAATTAAGATCCATCTATAGAAAAATATAGGTAATACTACTTTAATCTAAATGCAGGCACTTTCACGTTTTATCTACTTTAAGCTTTTAGGTTGGAAAATGACAGGTACATTTCCATCCCATTTGGAGAAGTTCGTAATCATCGTCGTGCCCCATACCAGTTGGTGGGATTTTCTCCTGGGACTTTTGGTCCGAAAAGTATTGAATGAGGAAATTAATTTCATTGGGAAGAAAAGCCTTTTTGATTCACCCTTTGGCTGGTTTTTCCGTTGGACGGGCGGTGCTCCCATAGACCGAAGCAAAAGTAATGACACCGTAAGTGCCATTGTGAAGATTTTTGAAAGTAGGGAGCGGTTCAGGTTGGCATTATCACCTGAGGGTACTCGTAAAAAAGTGGAAAAATGGAAAACGGGCTTTTACCATATTGCAAAGCAGGCGCAGGTTCCCATTGTTTTGGTCGCTTTTGATTATGGTAATAAAGAGGTGAAATTTTCCGAACCTCAAATACCAACTCAAAATCAAGCGGCAGACCTAGAAAAGTATAGCTCTTTTTTTAGAGGTGTACAGGGTAAAGTTATAAGATAATGGTAGCAATTTTAGATTGTTAGGAGTCACTTGAAATGACCTTTGACTAATTTTTTCTGTAATACTTTTTACTTTTCAAATGTGACTTTGATCGGTAAAATGTGCAGTTCATCGATTTTTTAAACAATATTTAACAAAGTTTTGTTTCAAAAATAACTTCTAAGTAGTTTAGAGCTACATTCCCCCGTACAGTTTTATTTTTTATCACAGATTAAGGCCCCACATCTTAATTTTTGATGCTTCTTATTTGTATGCCATGGTGTCAAACTTAAAAACACTTTACCATGCAACAAATTACTTTTTCGTTTCTTCGAAGGAAGCTATTTATTTTA encodes:
- a CDS encoding RsmD family RNA methyltransferase, producing the protein MRIISGKHKGRQLLAPKNLPVRPTKDMAKEGLFNILNNRYYFPDLKVLDLFAGTGNISFEFASRGVEDILAVDMHSGCVNYITKVSDELELTIRTQKSDVFSFLSSNTEKFDIIFADPFYDMELEEFRKLPSLVFENDLLLEDGILVIEHSKQTRLESLPHFDSSRKYGNSVFSFFKT
- a CDS encoding DUF4126 domain-containing protein, with the translated sequence MTSETIISIFLGIGLAASVGFRVFLPLFALSLAAYFNVWELNDNWQWIGSLAALIALGVATLVEIFAYFIPWVDNLLDSFAVPLAAIAGTAVMVSTVADLDPVVTWSLAIIAGGGTATAIKGAGATGRLASSTTTGGLANPILATVETGTATVVSIASIFAPILAAVLVIIILIIIFRIYRSLRPKAKT
- a CDS encoding DUF3822 family protein, translated to MIKRAINKNIDIADKNFKKLSIQVSLNGLSFCIADIVSHRVLLSDNKWFSHELNPIELLEEVKTLLDKNGLTDKKFDEVVVVHTNNLFTLVPKPLFKEDFLLDYLKFNTKILATDALAFDELENLDIVNIYVPYMNVNNHIYDLYGEFTFVHNGTVLIQSLLDHHSNQKEAVCFVHVGKKQMDVIVLKQKSLLFYNSFLYETKEDFAYYLLFVLEQLELDTESTPVKFFGNIEEDDDTFQICYSYIKDLAIFVPTAPSHLDLGLPDTSTIDFTVLSTL
- a CDS encoding 1-acyl-sn-glycerol-3-phosphate acyltransferase, with the translated sequence MQALSRFIYFKLLGWKMTGTFPSHLEKFVIIVVPHTSWWDFLLGLLVRKVLNEEINFIGKKSLFDSPFGWFFRWTGGAPIDRSKSNDTVSAIVKIFESRERFRLALSPEGTRKKVEKWKTGFYHIAKQAQVPIVLVAFDYGNKEVKFSEPQIPTQNQAADLEKYSSFFRGVQGKVIR
- a CDS encoding ATP-dependent DNA helicase, whose product is MKLQTPAIFFKELETKFPHNPTLKQQIALEKLSHFILSKNKDEVFVLKGFAGTGKTTLVGTLVNSLWKTGMKSVLMAPTGRAAKVMSNYSKTQAFTIHRKIYFPKKQSGGGVQFVMAPNKHRDTIFIVDEASMIPDTPADSKLFENGSLLDDLLMFVYSGHNCKLLLIGDTAQLPPVHLELSPALDEDKLAHTYNKEVIRLELDEVVRQAEDSGILVNATMLREQLNGSYFDTFKFDVGPFSDIVRLIDGHDIQEAIDESYSKNGKEETAIIVRSNKRANLYNLNIRERILFLEHELAPGDFMMVVKNNYFWLKPTSEAGFIANGDIIEVLEIYAFKDLYGFKFAEVKVQMVDYPNMKPFETVLLLDTIKAESPSLSYEDGNRLYQEVMKDYAQEKSKYKKFLGVKNNKYFNGLQVKFSYAITCHKSQGGQWNTVFVEQPYLPNGPDKEYLRWLYTAVTRAKEKLYLIGFKSDFFLE
- a CDS encoding HAD family hydrolase — its product is MEINFKDIQVIGFDADDTLWVNETYFREAEEAFAELLEKYETKNKIDQELFRMEIKNLNLYGYGIKGFMLSMIESALELSNNEVSQETLSKILDLGKNMISHPVEILDGVVEVLEKLQGRYRLIVLTKGDLLDQERKLERSNLSEYFHHVEVLSDKKEKNYQDLLDHLEIDVKNFLMIGNSLKSDVLPLVNIGAKAVHVPFHTTWVHEKIDEPKEKKGYITVSKLTDVLNYL
- a CDS encoding iron-containing alcohol dehydrogenase family protein; its protein translation is METSKEMQMNNIPTKASQKFRNFPMVPRVVFGNGSFDQLGDILLTKRKSSDAPFIFLVDDVFENSNLHSRIPRIFSDQIIFISADEEPKTQQVDALVRKIKESYLEMPSGIVGIGGGTLLDLAKAVAILLNNTGSAADYQGWDLVHRESVYHVGIPTISGTGAEVSRTTVLLGPERKLGINSDYTTFDQVILDPELTKGVPKEQWFYTGMDCFIHCIESLNGTYLNAFSQSYGEKALDLCKEVFLDDLPDKESRNKLMMASWHGGMSIAYSQVGVAHAMSYGLGYQLGIKHGLGNCLVFQHLGEFYPEGVVIFDQMRNKHKIQLPKGICATLNDNDFETMISIAMGMEPLWENALGPNWKSVITPAKLRSIYRKI
- a CDS encoding DNA polymerase III subunit gamma/tau is translated as MEPFIVSARKYRPQTFKDVVGQQAITNTLQNAIDNNHLAQALLFCGPRGVGKTTCARILAKQINSDGSEREDEDFAFNIFELDAASNNSVDDIRNLIDQVRIPPQAGKYKVYIIDEVHMLSQSAFNAFLKTLEEPPKHAIFILATTEKHKIIPTILSRCQIFDFKRITVNDAAEYLKYIAENQGIDAEDDALHIIAQKADGAMRDALSIFDRVVSFSGKELTRKAVTENLNVLDYDTYFEATDLIMNHDIPRLLILFNKTLSLGFDGHHFIAGLASHFRDLMVCQHKDTISLLEVGENAQEKYREQSKKTSPGFLLKGLDIANDCDLKYKSSKNQRLLVELTLMKLASIDFDGEKKNPESLALHNKTIDFIAPAEFYKNILRNAKEKVQEVVSKNVDSVPDTKKMDEPATQSEKKTEVAENLPTSRPSLKEEDQKKDETKEVQIVQERQAPTIEITAPKKRVSGLSLSSLKAKREHELNKIEVIIDEEDLPKDDFSEVDLQKHWSDFVEQIDKKGQKILASNLNTDSPKLGKDYSIHIELPNSTMKKEIERESFELMRYLRSKLNNHFIQLIIKVNESSAKKFAFTPEEKYEKLREKNPAIDLLRKEFDLDL
- the kdsB gene encoding 3-deoxy-manno-octulosonate cytidylyltransferase; this encodes MIPARYAASRFPAKLMQDLSGKPVIVRTYQAAVNTGLFDKVYVVTDSDIIYDTILGEGGNVLMSQKEHECGSDRIAEAVMDMDVDIIVNVQGDEPFTDRESLSGVIEVFKQDRDNEIDLASLMVRITDDDEIKNPNTVKVIVDNRNFALYFSRSPIPYPRAKGDYTRYFKHKGIYAFRKRALMDFQRLPMLQLEATEKIEAIRYLEYGKKIKMVETTVTGIEIDTPEDLERAKAAWK
- a CDS encoding DUF2914 domain-containing protein; amino-acid sequence: MRRMLVQFRNSSFRSYVRRHEKYVPILFFIGGFIFDMLTLGRIDRTYDLVMLCLHMTNLSFVLYLYNVVDDGKWKNTFLERFEEYFPLAIQFFFGALSSAYVIYFSRSVSLSKTVSFFLILVALLVANEFLKQRISNKYLQFSVYFFLNFTFFTFMIPVAISKMSPKLFYISGGISLLCTLTLIILIYFLSPSTRSEIRLGRLLSIILSIYAVINVFYYFRLIPPVPLALDQGIVAHYVEKTGNDYTVTYEKNDSFIFWRNHRLKFVFNPNENVYIYSSIFAPTNLEQSIIHRWKWFNEKTSEWELIEDIGYEIIGGRDEGYRGYTYKSNIWAGEWKVEVITNEELVLGVIDFEISIDESLEPIQLVERKF